In one window of Pseudooceanicola aestuarii DNA:
- a CDS encoding TetR family transcriptional regulator C-terminal domain-containing protein, translating to MTRLDQPVVLTRIQKKNIARISEAALSVFSAHGFRGSTVDQIAREADLSKPNLLYYFPSKEAIHAHLVSSLMETWLDPLRDLDPEGEPLDEILTYVRRKLQMSRDHPRESRLFAHEIIQGAPNVLDLLTTDLRDLVEDKVSVIAGWMAAGQLAPSHPHHLIFSIWALTQHYADFDVQVRAVLGDPDADPFPEAETYLTTLFTRLLRPGE from the coding sequence ATGACCAGATTGGACCAGCCCGTCGTGCTGACCCGGATCCAGAAAAAGAACATTGCCCGCATCTCGGAGGCGGCATTGTCGGTATTCTCGGCGCATGGGTTTCGCGGATCGACGGTGGACCAGATCGCCCGGGAGGCCGATCTCTCCAAGCCGAATTTGCTGTATTATTTCCCCTCAAAGGAGGCGATCCACGCGCATCTGGTGTCCTCCCTGATGGAAACCTGGCTGGATCCGCTGCGCGATCTCGACCCTGAGGGCGAACCGCTGGACGAGATCCTGACCTATGTCCGCCGCAAATTGCAGATGAGCCGCGACCACCCGCGCGAAAGCCGCCTGTTCGCGCATGAGATCATCCAGGGTGCGCCCAACGTACTGGACCTGCTGACCACCGATCTGCGCGACCTGGTGGAGGACAAGGTAAGCGTCATCGCCGGCTGGATGGCCGCCGGGCAACTGGCGCCCTCGCATCCGCATCACCTGATCTTTTCCATCTGGGCCCTGACCCAGCATTACGCCGATTTCGACGTGCAGGTCCGCGCGGTGCTGGGCGATCCCGACGCGGACCCTTTCCCCGAGGCAGAGACCTACCTGACCACCCTGTTCACCCGCCTGCTGCGTCCCGGCGAATGA
- a CDS encoding NAD(P)-dependent oxidoreductase, translating into MSNTSFTPGIQSGRLSADTIAENFGDLHPPLDPHEAHVAADRCYFCHDAPCMTACPTSIDIPLFIRQIATGTAEAAARTILDQNILGGMCARVCPTETLCEEACVREKAEGKPVEIGRLQRHATDKLMARNSHPFERAAPTGKRVAVVGAGPAGLSCAHRLAMKGHDVTLYDARPKPGGLNEYGIAAYKSTEDFAAREAEWLMGIGGITLETGQALGAGLELDRLAADHDAVFLSIGLGGVNALRAEGEDRDGVADAVSFIADLRQATDLRALPVGRNVVVIGGGMTAVDAAVQSKLLGAETVTIAYRRGAHRMGASQFERDLAASRGVRILTNVMPVAVHGNGTATEIELEYTAETDGKLVGTGETIRLPADQVFKAIGQTLTGAPEGLEIAGGKIAVNGPGRTSRPGIWAGGDCASGGEDLTVTAVAEGRDAAEDIHTALMG; encoded by the coding sequence ATGAGCAACACGAGTTTTACCCCCGGCATTCAATCCGGCCGCCTGTCGGCCGATACCATCGCGGAGAATTTCGGCGATCTGCATCCGCCGTTGGACCCGCACGAGGCCCACGTGGCCGCCGACCGTTGCTATTTCTGCCATGACGCCCCCTGCATGACGGCCTGCCCGACCTCCATCGACATCCCGCTGTTCATCCGCCAGATCGCCACCGGCACGGCCGAGGCGGCGGCCAGGACAATTCTGGACCAGAACATCCTGGGCGGCATGTGCGCCCGTGTCTGTCCCACCGAAACCTTGTGCGAAGAGGCCTGCGTGCGTGAAAAGGCCGAGGGCAAGCCGGTGGAGATCGGGCGCCTGCAACGCCACGCCACGGACAAGCTAATGGCGCGCAATTCGCATCCGTTCGAACGTGCCGCGCCCACTGGCAAGCGTGTCGCCGTCGTGGGGGCGGGGCCTGCGGGTCTGTCATGTGCGCACCGGCTGGCGATGAAGGGGCATGACGTCACCCTTTACGATGCCAGGCCCAAGCCCGGCGGGCTGAACGAATACGGTATCGCCGCCTACAAGAGCACCGAAGATTTCGCCGCCCGCGAAGCTGAATGGTTGATGGGCATCGGCGGTATCACCCTGGAGACCGGGCAGGCCCTGGGCGCCGGGTTGGAGCTGGACAGGCTGGCGGCGGATCACGACGCGGTCTTCCTGTCCATCGGGCTGGGCGGGGTCAACGCCCTGCGCGCAGAGGGAGAGGACCGGGACGGGGTTGCCGACGCCGTGTCCTTCATCGCGGATCTGCGCCAGGCGACCGATTTGCGTGCGCTGCCCGTGGGCCGCAACGTGGTTGTCATCGGCGGCGGCATGACGGCGGTCGATGCGGCGGTGCAGTCGAAATTGCTGGGGGCGGAAACCGTGACCATCGCCTATCGCCGGGGCGCCCACCGCATGGGCGCCTCGCAGTTCGAACGCGATCTGGCGGCGTCTCGGGGGGTGCGGATCCTGACCAACGTGATGCCCGTGGCCGTGCATGGCAACGGGACCGCCACGGAGATCGAACTGGAATACACCGCCGAAACCGATGGCAAGCTGGTCGGCACCGGAGAAACAATCCGCCTGCCCGCAGACCAGGTGTTCAAGGCCATCGGCCAGACCCTGACCGGCGCGCCGGAGGGGCTGGAGATCGCGGGCGGCAAGATCGCGGTAAACGGTCCGGGCCGGACCTCCCGCCCCGGAATCTGGGCGGGCGGCGATTGCGCCAGTGGCGGCGAGGATCTGACCGTCACGGCCGTGGCCGAGGGTCGCGATGCCGCCGAAGACATCCACACCGCGCTGATGGGCTGA
- a CDS encoding YigZ family protein, with the protein MSDLIILENVLSDRGSRYAVAGGPASSRAEADALIKSLKRKKKFARATHNSWALLLPDTPVKSDDGEAGAGMVILRMLERAELENHLIVVTRWFGGTHLGGDRFRHIQTATRAYFNHLEIDPGHG; encoded by the coding sequence ATGTCCGATCTGATCATCCTGGAAAACGTGCTGAGCGATCGCGGCTCCCGCTATGCGGTGGCGGGCGGTCCCGCCAGCAGCCGGGCCGAGGCCGACGCCCTGATCAAATCCCTCAAGCGCAAAAAGAAATTCGCCAGGGCCACGCATAATTCATGGGCTTTGCTGCTGCCGGACACGCCGGTCAAATCCGACGACGGAGAGGCCGGCGCCGGCATGGTCATCCTGCGGATGCTGGAGCGCGCCGAGTTGGAAAATCACCTGATCGTGGTCACCCGCTGGTTTGGCGGCACCCATCTGGGCGGCGACCGGTTCCGCCATATCCAGACCGCCACCCGCGCCTATTTCAACCACCTGGAGATCGACCCCGGCCACGGCTGA
- the preA gene encoding NAD-dependent dihydropyrimidine dehydrogenase subunit PreA produces MADLTTEFLGISSPNPFWLASAPPTDKEYNVRRAFEAGWGGVVWKTLGSEGPPVVNVNGPRYGAILGADRRLLGLNNIELITDRDLYTNLEEIARVKRDYPDRAIIVSIMVPCEEEAWKAILPLVEETGADGIELNFGCPHGMAERGMGSAVGQVPEYITMVAEWCKKYYSKPVIVKLTPNITDIRHPARAAFAGNADAVSLINTINSITSVDLDAMAPQPTIDGKGTHGGYCGPAVKPIALNMVAEIARDPETAGRPISAIGGITTWRDAAEFMVLGAGNVQVCTAAMTYGFKVVQEMISGLSQWMDEKGYSSTSDFIGQAVPNVTDWQYLNLNYVTKAEIDQDLCIQCGRCYAACEDTSHQAIAMSDERVFTVKDEECVACNLCVNVCPVADCITMVEMDKGQTDPRTGTVVSDYSNWTTHPNNPGAVTAAE; encoded by the coding sequence ATGGCTGATCTGACGACGGAATTTCTGGGAATTTCTTCCCCCAACCCGTTCTGGCTGGCCTCGGCCCCGCCAACGGACAAGGAATACAACGTGCGCCGCGCCTTCGAGGCAGGCTGGGGCGGCGTGGTGTGGAAAACCCTCGGCTCCGAAGGACCGCCGGTGGTTAACGTGAATGGCCCCCGCTACGGCGCGATTCTGGGGGCGGACCGCCGTCTGCTGGGCCTGAACAATATCGAGCTGATCACCGATCGCGACCTCTATACCAATCTGGAGGAGATCGCCCGCGTCAAACGCGACTATCCCGACCGCGCGATCATCGTGTCGATCATGGTCCCCTGCGAGGAAGAGGCCTGGAAGGCCATCCTGCCGCTGGTGGAGGAAACCGGCGCCGACGGGATCGAACTGAACTTCGGCTGTCCGCATGGCATGGCCGAACGCGGCATGGGCTCTGCCGTGGGGCAGGTGCCGGAATACATCACCATGGTCGCCGAATGGTGCAAGAAGTACTATTCCAAGCCCGTGATCGTGAAGCTGACGCCCAATATCACCGATATCCGCCACCCCGCCCGCGCCGCCTTTGCCGGGAATGCCGATGCGGTCAGCTTGATCAACACGATCAACTCCATCACCTCGGTCGATCTGGATGCGATGGCGCCGCAACCCACGATTGATGGCAAGGGCACACACGGGGGGTATTGCGGTCCGGCGGTGAAACCCATCGCCCTGAACATGGTCGCCGAGATCGCCCGCGACCCCGAAACCGCCGGCCGACCGATTTCGGCCATCGGCGGCATCACCACCTGGCGCGATGCGGCGGAGTTCATGGTGCTGGGCGCCGGCAATGTGCAGGTCTGTACCGCTGCCATGACCTATGGCTTCAAGGTGGTTCAGGAGATGATCTCCGGCCTGTCGCAATGGATGGACGAAAAAGGATATTCCAGCACTTCGGACTTCATCGGGCAGGCCGTGCCCAATGTGACCGATTGGCAATACCTGAACCTGAACTACGTCACCAAGGCGGAGATTGACCAGGATCTGTGCATCCAGTGCGGCCGGTGCTATGCCGCTTGCGAGGATACTTCCCACCAGGCGATTGCCATGTCCGACGAACGTGTCTTCACGGTCAAGGACGAGGAATGCGTCGCTTGCAACCTTTGCGTGAATGTCTGCCCGGTGGCCGATTGCATCACCATGGTCGAGATGGACAAGGGCCAGACCGATCCGCGCACCGGCACCGTGGTCAGCGATTATTCCAACTGGACCACCCATCCCAACAATCCCGGCGCGGTGACAGCGGCGGAATAG
- a CDS encoding isochorismate synthase: MTVTEQQRRLIAAAAAAGQGFALWRAGGASAFTAIATTGAARVRPVFGGAGPGFAICPFVTEDGAQAQVIPADLLADAGGTVFADGQGGTRDAPVTPEQTRLVDAMAALREGAPVRIAATRPAPRATAQADYEALVARAVAHIQGGACEKIVLSRAETRDLPADHDLIAMVETAARAHPRAFVALVFTPQAGCWLIATPEILVQQTDDQVVSMALAGTQWPQEGTALADVTWPEKIVVEQGLVSDYVRDAFAAAGIAGVAETPPRSVEAGHLVHLRSDFTAPLAGNDATALNDLLRRLHPTSAVCGMPKAPAMDFLRFEEGYDRGAYTGYLGPVDVAGETALYVNLRSALVGGNQIHLHVGGGIVAASDPAVEWQETVEKTRTIAVVL, encoded by the coding sequence ATGACAGTGACCGAACAACAGCGCCGCCTGATCGCCGCGGCTGCGGCGGCCGGGCAGGGGTTCGCCCTGTGGCGGGCGGGCGGAGCGAGCGCGTTCACCGCAATCGCCACCACTGGCGCGGCGCGGGTCCGGCCGGTGTTCGGGGGCGCGGGTCCGGGCTTTGCCATCTGTCCCTTCGTGACGGAGGACGGCGCCCAGGCCCAGGTTATCCCCGCCGATCTGCTGGCCGATGCCGGCGGCACCGTCTTTGCCGATGGCCAGGGCGGGACGCGGGACGCGCCGGTCACGCCCGAACAGACCCGACTGGTGGATGCGATGGCCGCCCTGCGGGAGGGCGCGCCGGTGCGTATCGCCGCCACCCGACCCGCGCCCCGTGCCACGGCCCAGGCGGATTACGAGGCTTTGGTGGCCCGCGCGGTTGCCCACATCCAGGGCGGGGCCTGCGAAAAGATCGTGCTGTCGCGCGCCGAGACCCGCGACCTGCCCGCCGATCATGATCTGATCGCCATGGTGGAGACAGCCGCCCGCGCCCACCCCCGCGCCTTCGTCGCGCTGGTCTTCACACCCCAGGCGGGGTGCTGGCTGATCGCCACGCCCGAGATCCTGGTGCAGCAGACAGACGATCAGGTGGTTTCCATGGCGCTGGCCGGCACGCAATGGCCGCAGGAGGGCACGGCGCTGGCCGATGTCACCTGGCCCGAAAAGATCGTGGTGGAACAGGGTCTGGTCAGCGACTACGTGCGCGATGCCTTTGCCGCCGCCGGGATTGCCGGCGTGGCGGAGACGCCGCCGCGCAGTGTGGAGGCCGGGCATCTCGTGCACCTGCGGTCGGATTTCACCGCCCCCCTTGCGGGCAATGATGCGACCGCGCTGAACGATCTGCTGCGCCGGTTGCACCCGACATCGGCCGTCTGCGGCATGCCCAAGGCGCCCGCGATGGATTTCCTGAGGTTCGAGGAAGGATATGACCGGGGCGCCTATACCGGCTACCTCGGACCTGTGGACGTGGCGGGGGAGACGGCGCTCTATGTCAATCTGCGCTCTGCCCTGGTGGGTGGGAACCAGATCCACCTGCATGTGGGCGGCGGCATCGTCGCGGCCTCGGATCCGGCGGTCGAATGGCAGGAAACGGTGGAGAAGACGCGCACCATCGCCGTCGTCCTCTGA
- a CDS encoding ABC transporter substrate-binding protein codes for MTNSMTRRRWLSGLGLLAGAAMTMGGVAAQAADSVVLGALRFTSHGAGFVAYEKGYFEEEDLDVSFEFFQAAQPIAVAIASGDVDFGVTGVTGGLMNLAEKDALRIVAGVLHEKKGYDGMMVLASNQAYEGGLTSIDGMKGKSVAMTQVGSTFHYMTNLIADAQGWDMSDMKMVPLQKVGAMVAATQSGQVDVMIMVPHIAKALAEGGSAKEIGWLNEYAEYQISTMITSVDNIENERDKVERFIRAYSKGIADMNRVFLAGEGAEGEKEELTKMIHKYVYNDRPYEKAAPSIQSGAMYLNEGAALNKTDVATQMQWFKDEGLVDSDLTVDQLVDDSFVETF; via the coding sequence ATGACCAATTCCATGACCCGCCGCCGCTGGCTGTCCGGGCTCGGCCTGCTGGCCGGTGCCGCGATGACGATGGGCGGTGTTGCCGCGCAGGCCGCCGATTCCGTTGTGCTGGGCGCGCTGCGCTTTACCAGCCACGGCGCCGGTTTCGTCGCCTACGAGAAGGGCTATTTCGAGGAAGAAGACCTCGACGTCAGCTTCGAATTCTTCCAGGCTGCGCAGCCGATCGCCGTTGCCATCGCATCGGGCGACGTGGATTTCGGCGTCACCGGCGTGACCGGCGGGCTGATGAACCTCGCCGAGAAGGACGCCCTGCGCATCGTCGCCGGCGTCCTGCACGAGAAAAAGGGCTATGACGGCATGATGGTCCTGGCCTCCAACCAGGCCTACGAGGGTGGCCTGACCTCTATCGACGGGATGAAGGGCAAATCGGTTGCCATGACGCAGGTCGGTTCGACCTTTCATTACATGACCAACCTGATCGCCGATGCGCAGGGCTGGGATATGTCCGACATGAAGATGGTGCCGCTGCAAAAGGTCGGCGCCATGGTGGCCGCGACCCAGTCCGGGCAGGTTGACGTCATGATCATGGTCCCGCATATCGCCAAGGCGCTGGCCGAGGGCGGCTCCGCCAAGGAAATCGGCTGGCTGAACGAGTACGCGGAATACCAGATTTCCACCATGATCACCTCGGTCGACAACATCGAGAACGAGCGTGACAAGGTCGAACGCTTCATTCGCGCCTATTCCAAAGGGATCGCCGACATGAATCGCGTCTTCCTCGCCGGCGAAGGTGCCGAGGGCGAAAAGGAAGAGTTGACGAAGATGATCCACAAATATGTCTACAACGACCGTCCCTACGAGAAGGCCGCCCCCTCCATCCAGAGTGGCGCGATGTACCTGAACGAGGGCGCCGCCCTGAACAAGACCGACGTCGCCACGCAGATGCAGTGGTTCAAGGACGAAGGCCTGGTGGACAGCGACCTGACCGTGGACCAGTTGGTCGACGACAGCTTCGTCGAAACCTTCTGA